CAACCGGGCGAAATCGGCATACTTCATGCGAATCGAATCGGTGTGGGTTCCGGCATTGAAGACGATCTCTTCGTTCCGAGTGAGAGGCTCCGCAACGTAGACGGCGACGCCATAGAGATTGCCGAAAATGGGCATTGCTCCGATCTCGCAGTCTGGGAACAAGCCTTTGAATTCCTGCTCGGTCGCCAATCGAACCTCTCCGGCCCCTATCACTGCTTTGAAGCGCTCAACGTTCACCTTGTGGTGAGCCGGGACCACGGCCATGA
The sequence above is drawn from the Blastocatellia bacterium genome and encodes:
- a CDS encoding YbaK/EbsC family protein, which translates into the protein MAVATRLKQFLDEHQIKYIACTHSQAFTAQEIAHTLHVKGRELAKAVILKADDRFVMAVVPAHHKVNVERFKAVIGAGEVRLATEQEFKGLFPDCEIGAMPIFGNLYGVAVYVAEPLTRNEEIVFNAGTHTDSIRMKYADFARLASPVIGDFSEVA